One Scophthalmus maximus strain ysfricsl-2021 chromosome 1, ASM2237912v1, whole genome shotgun sequence genomic region harbors:
- the sh3bp5la gene encoding SH3-binding domain protein 5-like, a isoform X1, translating to MEPGDLRESPAGSGESDAGDWRELIPNGDGEEEVKDTNGLTLETALRDTCGEGESDGPKSGGEQLHGPYEEELDPRIQEELEHLNEASAEINKLELQLDLLMLWDFTVLWHCELNIPEDARSGYRKILTESARKLNAQSSQLGSCIEKARPYYEARRLAKEAQQETQKAALSYERAVSMHTAAREMVYVAEQGLMADGKNTLDPTWQEMLNHATSKVNEAEEERLRSEREHMRVTHACQEAEARVQMLQKSLKRVILKSKPYFELKAQFNHILEENKAKVLQLEQLVAKVKTRYSIALRNLEQISEQIHAQRGRDQAEGGRTTVCGGRSPPVGAESDMKGQEEGGACGGGITGSDLVEKYKEKENENERERAGSDSLSVFSLQTIASDLEKYDSIEHLGDFSDVGSVTGDEGEKERCGVMDRREKLMETAARERQQQFYKQHHRSFSL from the exons ATGGAGCCAGGCGACTTGCGGGAGAGCCCCGCCGGGTCCGGGGAGTCTGACGCCGGGGACTGGAGAGAGCTCATTCCCAAcggggatggggaggaggaggtcaaagACACCAACGGACTTACACTGGAGACGGCCCTCAGGGACACCTGCGGGGAGGGCGAAAGTGACGGGCCGAAAAGCGGGGGAGAGCAATTGCACGGTCCGTACGAGGAGGAACTGGACCCCCGGATCCAG GAAGAGTTGGAGCACCTCAACGAAGCCAGTGCAGAGATCAACAAACTCGAGCTGCAGCTGGAT CTGCTGATGTTGTGGGATTTCACCGTTTTGTGGCACTGTGAGCTGAATATCCCCGAG GATGCCAGATCAGGGTACCGGAAAATACTAACGGAGTCCGCCAGGAAGTTGAACGCGCAGAGCTCTCAGCTTGGGAGCTGCATAGAGAAAGCGAGGCCATACTATGAAGCTCGTCGCCTTGCAAAAGAG GCACAGCAGGAGACGCAGAAGGCAGCGCTGAGCTATGAGAGAGCGGTTTCTATGCACACGGCTGCCAGGGAGATGGTGTACGTGGCGGAGCAGGGCCTGATGGCGGATGGAAAGAACACCCTGGATCCTACCTGGCAGGAGATGCTCAACCATGCCACCTCCAAG GTGAACgaagcggaggaggagcgaCTCCGCAGCGAGAGGGAGCACATGCGCGTCACACACGCCTGTCAGGAGGCCGAGGCTCGCGTTCAGATGCTGCAGAAGTCCCTCAAACGAGTCATCCTGAAATCCAAACCTTACTTTGAGCTCAAGGCCCAGTTCAACCACATACTGGAG GAGAACAAGGCCAAAgtgctgcagctggagcagctcgTGGCCAAGGTGAAGACCCGCTACTCTATCGCCCTGAGGAACCTGGAGCAAATCAGTGAGCAGATCCACGCTCAGAGGGGGAGGGACCAGGCCGAGGGAGGGCGCACCACCGTGTGCGGCGGGCGGAGTCCCCCTGTCGGAGCCGAGTCAGACATGAAGGGCCAGGAAGAAGGCGGAGCCTGCGGCGGTGGCATTACGGGGAGCGACCTGGTGGAGAAATACAAGGAGAAGGAAAACGAGAACGAGAGGGAGCGAGCGGGATCAGATTCCCTGTCGGTCTTCAGCCTGCAGACCATCGCTTCCGACCTGGAGAAATACGACTCCATCGAGCACCTCGGGGACTTCAGCGACGTGGGGAGCGTCACCGGGGACGAGGGGGAGAAGGAGCGATGCGGCGTGATggacaggagagaaaagctGATGGAGACGGCCGCCAGAGAGCGACAGCAGCAATTCTACAAGCAGCACCACCGAAGCTTCAGTTTGTGA
- the sh3bp5la gene encoding SH3-binding domain protein 5-like, a isoform X2: MEPGDLRESPAGSGESDAGDWRELIPNGDGEEEVKDTNGLTLETALRDTCGEGESDGPKSGGEQLHGPYEEELDPRIQEELEHLNEASAEINKLELQLDDARSGYRKILTESARKLNAQSSQLGSCIEKARPYYEARRLAKEAQQETQKAALSYERAVSMHTAAREMVYVAEQGLMADGKNTLDPTWQEMLNHATSKVNEAEEERLRSEREHMRVTHACQEAEARVQMLQKSLKRVILKSKPYFELKAQFNHILEENKAKVLQLEQLVAKVKTRYSIALRNLEQISEQIHAQRGRDQAEGGRTTVCGGRSPPVGAESDMKGQEEGGACGGGITGSDLVEKYKEKENENERERAGSDSLSVFSLQTIASDLEKYDSIEHLGDFSDVGSVTGDEGEKERCGVMDRREKLMETAARERQQQFYKQHHRSFSL, translated from the exons ATGGAGCCAGGCGACTTGCGGGAGAGCCCCGCCGGGTCCGGGGAGTCTGACGCCGGGGACTGGAGAGAGCTCATTCCCAAcggggatggggaggaggaggtcaaagACACCAACGGACTTACACTGGAGACGGCCCTCAGGGACACCTGCGGGGAGGGCGAAAGTGACGGGCCGAAAAGCGGGGGAGAGCAATTGCACGGTCCGTACGAGGAGGAACTGGACCCCCGGATCCAG GAAGAGTTGGAGCACCTCAACGAAGCCAGTGCAGAGATCAACAAACTCGAGCTGCAGCTGGAT GATGCCAGATCAGGGTACCGGAAAATACTAACGGAGTCCGCCAGGAAGTTGAACGCGCAGAGCTCTCAGCTTGGGAGCTGCATAGAGAAAGCGAGGCCATACTATGAAGCTCGTCGCCTTGCAAAAGAG GCACAGCAGGAGACGCAGAAGGCAGCGCTGAGCTATGAGAGAGCGGTTTCTATGCACACGGCTGCCAGGGAGATGGTGTACGTGGCGGAGCAGGGCCTGATGGCGGATGGAAAGAACACCCTGGATCCTACCTGGCAGGAGATGCTCAACCATGCCACCTCCAAG GTGAACgaagcggaggaggagcgaCTCCGCAGCGAGAGGGAGCACATGCGCGTCACACACGCCTGTCAGGAGGCCGAGGCTCGCGTTCAGATGCTGCAGAAGTCCCTCAAACGAGTCATCCTGAAATCCAAACCTTACTTTGAGCTCAAGGCCCAGTTCAACCACATACTGGAG GAGAACAAGGCCAAAgtgctgcagctggagcagctcgTGGCCAAGGTGAAGACCCGCTACTCTATCGCCCTGAGGAACCTGGAGCAAATCAGTGAGCAGATCCACGCTCAGAGGGGGAGGGACCAGGCCGAGGGAGGGCGCACCACCGTGTGCGGCGGGCGGAGTCCCCCTGTCGGAGCCGAGTCAGACATGAAGGGCCAGGAAGAAGGCGGAGCCTGCGGCGGTGGCATTACGGGGAGCGACCTGGTGGAGAAATACAAGGAGAAGGAAAACGAGAACGAGAGGGAGCGAGCGGGATCAGATTCCCTGTCGGTCTTCAGCCTGCAGACCATCGCTTCCGACCTGGAGAAATACGACTCCATCGAGCACCTCGGGGACTTCAGCGACGTGGGGAGCGTCACCGGGGACGAGGGGGAGAAGGAGCGATGCGGCGTGATggacaggagagaaaagctGATGGAGACGGCCGCCAGAGAGCGACAGCAGCAATTCTACAAGCAGCACCACCGAAGCTTCAGTTTGTGA